From Veillonella dispar, one genomic window encodes:
- the purF gene encoding amidophosphoribosyltransferase, whose amino-acid sequence MNYDPVFDKWHEECGVFGVYDRTVDVARYVYWGLFALQHRGQESAGIAVTDGHDVELKKGMGLLTEAIKELPSLPSHMGTGHVRYSTTGSNNPRNIQPLVIHYQGGQIAVAHNGNLTNALAIRKRLEADGSIFQTTMDSEVIVNLIARSKAETQAERIADAARQIEGAFSLVITTNDSLVGVRDPQGFRPLCLGKTENGYVFSSESCALDAIKAEFIRHIDPGEMVIIDDSGVRSVIYAEPEKIDKKLCVFEYIYFARGDSHIDGQSVYQSRLNMGRELYNETKYDADIVMSIPDSGTTAALGYARASGIPFAEGLVKNRYSGRTFIKPNQEERELAVRMKLNPLPHVVSGKRIVLIDDSIVRGTTSGIIVKMLKEAGAKEVYMCVSSPSIEYSCHYGIDTSVRKELIAATHTVDEIKDYINVDKLHYLSREGLCRAVSDIAPNDLCFACFNGDYSVEVPAEQEEGVKYVLE is encoded by the coding sequence ATGAACTACGATCCTGTTTTTGATAAATGGCATGAAGAGTGTGGTGTATTTGGTGTCTATGATAGAACCGTTGATGTAGCACGCTATGTATATTGGGGGCTCTTTGCACTCCAACACCGTGGCCAAGAAAGCGCGGGCATTGCCGTTACAGATGGTCATGATGTAGAACTAAAAAAAGGGATGGGCTTGTTAACTGAGGCCATTAAAGAATTACCATCCTTACCAAGCCATATGGGGACTGGTCATGTGCGGTACTCTACAACAGGTTCCAATAATCCACGCAATATTCAACCTTTAGTGATTCATTATCAAGGTGGTCAAATTGCGGTAGCTCATAATGGGAATTTAACGAATGCCTTAGCCATTCGCAAACGTCTTGAAGCGGATGGTTCCATCTTCCAAACAACGATGGACTCTGAGGTTATCGTAAACCTCATTGCTCGATCTAAGGCTGAAACGCAAGCGGAACGCATTGCTGATGCGGCGCGTCAAATTGAGGGGGCCTTTTCTCTTGTGATTACCACAAATGACTCCTTGGTAGGTGTGCGCGATCCACAAGGCTTTAGACCTCTGTGCTTAGGGAAAACTGAAAATGGTTATGTTTTCTCTAGTGAAAGTTGTGCATTAGATGCTATTAAAGCCGAGTTTATTCGTCACATCGATCCAGGCGAAATGGTAATTATCGATGATTCAGGCGTGCGTAGCGTTATCTATGCAGAACCAGAAAAAATAGATAAGAAGCTCTGCGTTTTTGAATATATCTATTTTGCACGCGGCGATAGTCATATTGATGGTCAATCAGTTTACCAATCACGTCTCAATATGGGCCGTGAGCTATATAACGAAACGAAATACGATGCAGACATTGTCATGTCGATTCCTGACTCTGGCACTACAGCAGCACTAGGTTATGCTCGTGCATCGGGCATTCCTTTTGCAGAAGGGTTAGTGAAAAATCGCTATAGCGGTCGTACCTTTATCAAGCCAAATCAAGAGGAACGGGAATTAGCTGTGCGTATGAAATTGAACCCACTACCTCATGTGGTAAGTGGTAAACGGATTGTACTCATTGATGACTCCATCGTACGCGGTACTACGAGTGGCATCATCGTTAAGATGCTAAAAGAAGCGGGTGCCAAAGAGGTATACATGTGCGTTAGCTCTCCATCCATTGAATATTCTTGTCACTATGGCATTGATACATCCGTGCGTAAAGAGCTCATTGCTGCTACACATACAGTAGATGAAATTAAAGACTATATTAATGTCGATAAATTACATTATTTATCTCGAGAAGGCTTATGTCGCGCTGTTTCTGATATAGCGCCTAATGACTTATGTTTTGCTTGCTTTAATGGTGATTACAGTGTAGAGGTTCCTGCGGAACAAGAGGAAGGGGTCAAATATGTGCTCGAATAA
- the purM gene encoding phosphoribosylformylglycinamidine cyclo-ligase: MCSNKTSLTYRDAGVDIDAGNRAVELMKESVKRTYTPGVVGDLGGFGGLYSLAGHSMSDPMLVSGTDRVGTKLRLAIMMDKHDTIGQDCVAMSVNDILVQGATPLFFLDYIAVGKLDPVKVAGIVRGVAEACEESGCALLGGETAEMAGFYDNDDYDVAGFAVGIVDRPKLITGESIKAGDVILGLPSSGVHSNGFSLVRKIVFDHKQLSIDTEIPEFGKTLGEELLTPTRLYPKAVLPLIEQELVKGMVHITGGGFYENIPRVLPKGVTAEVDVTTWPRLPVFTKLQEWGNVAWPEMYRTFNMGIGMILIVDQNDVETVKENLGNRGEAVYEIGRIVSGDGPVVLKGAEFDA, from the coding sequence ATGTGCTCGAATAAAACTAGTTTAACCTATCGCGATGCAGGCGTTGATATCGATGCTGGTAATCGCGCTGTAGAATTGATGAAAGAATCCGTGAAACGCACCTATACACCTGGTGTTGTTGGTGATTTAGGTGGTTTTGGGGGCCTCTATTCCTTAGCTGGTCACTCCATGTCTGACCCTATGCTCGTATCTGGTACAGATAGGGTAGGCACCAAATTGCGCCTCGCTATCATGATGGATAAACATGATACTATTGGCCAAGATTGCGTAGCCATGAGTGTTAACGATATTCTCGTACAAGGTGCTACACCTCTATTCTTCCTCGATTACATTGCAGTAGGTAAACTTGATCCTGTGAAAGTAGCAGGTATCGTGCGCGGTGTGGCAGAGGCTTGTGAAGAGTCTGGCTGTGCTTTACTGGGTGGCGAAACTGCTGAAATGGCAGGCTTCTATGATAATGATGATTACGATGTGGCTGGCTTTGCTGTTGGTATCGTTGATCGTCCTAAATTGATTACTGGTGAAAGTATTAAAGCGGGTGATGTCATTTTAGGTTTGCCATCTTCTGGTGTTCATTCCAACGGTTTTTCCTTGGTTCGTAAAATCGTATTCGACCATAAACAATTGTCTATTGATACAGAAATTCCAGAATTTGGTAAAACCTTAGGCGAAGAATTATTGACACCTACACGTTTATATCCAAAAGCGGTATTACCACTAATTGAACAAGAACTTGTAAAGGGTATGGTTCATATTACAGGCGGTGGTTTCTATGAAAACATTCCTCGCGTATTGCCAAAGGGTGTGACTGCAGAGGTAGATGTTACAACATGGCCACGACTTCCTGTATTTACGAAACTACAAGAATGGGGCAATGTAGCATGGCCTGAAATGTACCGCACTTTCAACATGGGTATTGGTATGATTCTCATCGTTGACCAAAATGATGTAGAAACGGTTAAAGAAAATCTTGGCAATCGTGGTGAAGCGGTTTATGAAATTGGCCGTATCGTAAGCGGTGATGGTCCTGTTGTCCTTAAAGGGGCTGAGTTCGATGCGTAA
- the purC gene encoding phosphoribosylaminoimidazolesuccinocarboxamide synthase has translation MANIDLEKLTLLYEGKAKQVYQTDNKDEYIVHYKDDATAFNGEKHDTILGKGVLNNKISSFFFELLKKEGVPTHFVRREDDRNQTVLTLDIIPLEVIVRNIAAGSMAKRFGIEEGTPLKHPILEFCYKNDELGDPFANESQITALGWATQEQLDVISTITLKVNDILKKFLATKNVTLVDFKLEFGTHNGEVLLGDEISPDTCRFWDATTGEKLDKDRFRRDLGNIEEAYKEMLFRLTGERA, from the coding sequence ATGGCTAACATCGACTTGGAAAAATTAACATTATTGTACGAAGGTAAAGCAAAACAAGTATATCAAACAGATAACAAAGATGAGTATATCGTTCATTATAAAGATGATGCTACTGCATTCAATGGCGAAAAACATGATACTATCCTTGGCAAAGGTGTATTGAATAATAAGATTTCTTCTTTCTTCTTTGAATTGTTGAAAAAGGAAGGCGTACCAACTCATTTTGTTCGTCGCGAAGATGATCGCAATCAAACAGTACTTACTTTGGATATCATTCCTTTAGAAGTTATTGTTCGTAACATTGCTGCTGGCTCCATGGCTAAACGCTTTGGTATTGAAGAAGGTACTCCTCTTAAACATCCAATCCTTGAATTCTGCTACAAAAATGATGAATTAGGCGATCCATTTGCCAACGAATCCCAAATCACAGCACTTGGTTGGGCTACGCAAGAACAACTTGATGTAATTTCTACAATCACTTTAAAAGTAAATGATATTTTGAAAAAATTCTTGGCTACAAAAAATGTAACCCTTGTAGACTTTAAATTAGAATTTGGTACACACAATGGTGAAGTATTATTAGGTGATGAAATCTCTCCTGATACATGCCGTTTCTGGGATGCTACAACAGGTGAAAAGCTCGACAAAGACCGCTTCCGTCGAGATCTTGGCAATATTGAAGAAGCGTACAAGGAAATGTTATTCCGTCTTACTGGCGAACGCGCCTAA